In a single window of the Zea mays cultivar B73 chromosome 5, Zm-B73-REFERENCE-NAM-5.0, whole genome shotgun sequence genome:
- the LOC103625855 gene encoding dof zinc finger protein 4: protein MIQELLVGAAMDQLKRVNDVNPASLPLLLHPVVSNPSPTSSRSSAQQRSTAAATSSPQGQRAEQTPLRCPRCDSSNTKFCYYNNYNLTQPRHFCKTCRRYWTKGGALRNVPIGGGCRRPRPMPTPVATKPAVSCKAVGGAPSLGLGVGLGMGMGTGAGLDGPWASSQQAAAAQAQLMALLNSARGVQGGGSMHRVLGLDAIAHLPLHVLPDAGGSNASGTVPSLWPPRMDSQLGMGPLGQHDVLSSLGRLKLPPPSSAAAASCYSDQLHAVVSSAAGRGHEYEAAAPGVTPLPCTTALASLPPAASSVSAALASATVGLDLPPVSLPASEMQYWAGPAAMSVAWPDLPTPNGVLPRETNPNLMWSCTDDAAVYPRDNTS, encoded by the coding sequence ATGATCCAAGAACTGCTCGTCGGGGCCGCCATGGACCAGCTCAAGAGAGTGAACGACGTGAACCCGGCGtctctgcccctgctgctgcaccCCGTCGTCTCCAACCCGTCGCCCACGTCGTCGCGCTCGTCCGCGCAGCAGCGGTCGACGGCGGCCGCAACGTCGTCGCCGCAGGGGCAAagagcggagcagacgcctctgcGGTGCCCCCGGTGCGACTCCTCCAACACCAAGTTCTGCTACTACAACAATTACAACCTCACCCAGCCGCGCCACTTCTGCAAGACGTGCCGCCGGTACTGGACCAAGGGCGGCGCGCTCCGCAACGTCCCCATCGGCGGCGGCTGCCGCAGACCGCGCCCCATGCCTACGCCCGTCGCGACGAAGCCCGCGGTCTCCTGCAAGGCCGTGGGCGGCGCGCCGTCCCTGGGCCTCGGCGTCGGCTTGGGCATGGGCATGGGCACGGGCGCCGGCCTCGACGGGCCCTGGGCGTCCTCGCAGCAGGCGGCCGCCGCGCAGGCGCAGCTCATGGCGCTGCTTAACAGCGCCAGGGGCGTGCAGGGCGGCGGAAGCATGCACAGGGTCCTCGGCCTCGACGCCATTGCACACCTGCCCCTCCACGTCCTGCCGGACGCCGGCGGCAGTAATGCCAGTGGCACGGTGCCGTCGCTGTGGCCGCCGCGCATGGACTCGCAGCTCGGCATGGGGCCGCTGGGCCAGCACGACGTGCTGTCAAGCCTCGGGCGGCTAAAGCTGCCCCCACcatcgtcggcggcggcggcaagcTGCTACAGCGACCAGCTGCACGCGGTGGTGAGCAGCGCCGCGGGACGCGGACACGAGTACGAAGCTGCAGCCCCCGGCGTCACGCCCCTGCCCTGCACCACAGCGCTGGCCTCCCTCCCTCCAGCCGCGTCGAGCGTGTCGGCTGCGTTGGCCAGCGCCACGGTCGGGCTAGACCTCCCGCCGGTCTCCCTCCCCGCGTCCGAGATGCAGTACTGGGCCGGACCGGCGGCGATGTCCGTGGCGTGGCCGGACTTGCCCACTCCCAACGGCGTGCTCCCTCGAGAGACAAACCCGAACCTGATGTGGTCATGTACGGACGACGCGGCTGTTTACCCACGAGACAACACTAGCTAG